A DNA window from Leopardus geoffroyi isolate Oge1 chromosome A1, O.geoffroyi_Oge1_pat1.0, whole genome shotgun sequence contains the following coding sequences:
- the LOC123608042 gene encoding 60S ribosomal protein L37a-like, with amino-acid sequence MVPRESKFVATWLNTTKEVRIANKYWTRYGTSFRKMVKKIEISQHAKYTCFFCGKTKMKRRALGIWRCGSCMKTVAGGTWTYNTTSTVTVKPAIRRLKELKDQKKLHYLKHCLLIINGLIDITINKTTTKRIYSNWP; translated from the exons ATGGTACCAAGGGAGAGTAAG TTTGTGGCAACATGGCTAAACACAACCAAGGAGGTCAGAATTGCCAATAAATACTGGACCCGTTATGGTACCTCCTTCAGGAAAATGGTGAAGAAGATTGAAATAAGCCAGCACGCCAAGTACACTTGCTTCTTCTGTGGCAAAACCAAGATGAAAAGACGAGCTCTGGGGATCTGGCGTTGTGGTTCCTGCATGAAAACCGTAGCAGGTGGTACCTGGACCTACAACACCACTTCTACTGTCACAGTAAAGCCGGCTATCAGGAGACTGAAGGAGTTGAAGGACCAGAAGAAGCTCCACTATTTGAAACATTGCTTACTTATAATAAATGGGTTAATTGatataacaataaacaaaacaacaacaaaaagaatatatagcaACTGGCCTTGA